In one Ochotona princeps isolate mOchPri1 chromosome 16, mOchPri1.hap1, whole genome shotgun sequence genomic region, the following are encoded:
- the LOC118757680 gene encoding endothelial zinc finger protein induced by tumor necrosis factor alpha isoform X2 produces MRGKTLSELPRPQADEKSYSCSECGKAFSRSSSLIKHQRIHSGEKPFVCSACGKHFTERSSLTVHQRVHTGEKPFACGDCGKAFSQRMNLVVHERTHTGEKPYVCAVCGKAFRKTSSLTQHARIHTGEKPYACGDCGKAFSQNMHLVVHQRTHTGEKPYVCPECGRAFSQNMHLTEHRRTHTGEKPFTCKECGKAFNKSSSLTLHQRNHTGEKPYVCNQCGKAFSQSSYLIQHQRFHIGVKPFECSDCGKAFSKNSSLTQHQRIHTGEKPYECYVCKKHFTGRSSLVVHQTAHTGERPYTCGECGKAFSQSAYLIEHQRIHTGEKPYRCTQCGKCFLKNSSLTVHQRSHTGEKPYRCGECGKTFSRNTNLTRHLRIHT; encoded by the coding sequence ATGCGTGGGAAGACCCTTAGTGAGCTGCCCAGGCCGCAGGCAGACGAGAAGTCCTACAGCTGCAGCGAGTGTGGCAAGGCCTTCAGCCGCAGCTCCTCGCTGATAAAGCACCAAAGAATCCATAGCGGGGAGAAGCCATTCGTGTGCAGCGCCTGTGGGAAGCACTTCACCGAGCGCTCATCCCTCACCGTCCACCAGCGCGTGCACACGGGCGAGAAACCCTTCGCATGCGGGGACTGCGGCAAGGCCTTCAGCCAGCGCATGAACCTCGTGGTGCACGAGCGCACGCACACCGGGGAGAAGCCGTACGTGTGTGCTGTGTGCGGCAAGGCTTTCCGCAAGACCTCGTCCCTCACACAGCATGCACGCATCCACACGGGCGAGAAGCCTTACGCGTGCGGGGACTGCGGCAAGGCCTTCAGCCAGAACATGCACCTCGTGGTGCACCAGCGCACGCACACCGGGGAGAAGCCGTACGTGTGCCCCGAGTGTGGCCGGGCCTTCAGCCAGAACATGCACCTGACCGAGCACCGGCGCACGCACACGGGCGAGAAGCCGTTCACGTGCAAGGAGTGCGGCAAGGCTTTCAACAAGAGCTCCTCCCTCACACTGCACCAGCGGAACCACACCGGCGAGAAGCCCTACGTGTGCAACCAGTGCGGCAAGGCCTTCAGCCAGAGCTCCTACCTCATCCAGCACCAGCGCTTCCACATTGGGGTCAAGCCCTTCGAGTGCAGCGACTGCGGCAAGGCCTTCAGTAAGAACTCCTCCCTCACGCAGCACCAGCGCATCCACACGGGCGAGAAGCCCTACGAGTGCTATGTGTGCAAGAAGCACTTCACGGGCCGCTCATCGCTCGTCGTGCACCAGACAGCGCACACGGGCGAGCGGCCCTACACGTGCGGCGAGTGCGGCAAGGCCTTCAGCCAGAGCGCCTACCTCATCGAGCACCAGCGCATCCACACAGGTGAGAAGCCCTACAGGTGCACGCAGTGTGGCAAGTGCTTCCTCAAGAACTCCTCGCTCACCGTGCACCAGCGCAGCCACACTGGCGAGAAGCCGTACCGCTGCGGTGAGTGTGGCAAGACCTTCAGCCGCAACACGAACCTCACGCGGCACCTGCGCATTCACACCTAA